The genomic region GTGCGCAATACCTCGTTCTTTTCGTTAAAATAAATCAGGGTAGGATGGTAATTTGCCAGTTCCTTCTGATCGTACAGCGCATAGGCGCAAACGATGATCAGATCGCCCGGACAGGCCAGACGCGCGGCGGCTCCGTTGACGGAAAATACGCCCGACCCTTCTTCCGCACGGATTGCATAGGTGGTAAAACGCGCGCCGTTATTGATGTTGTAAATTTGTATCTGCTCGTATTCCCTGATTCCCGACAAATCGAGGATATTGCCATCGATAGCGCAAGATCCTTCATAACCCAGCTCGGAGCGGGTTACGGTGGCCCTGTGCAGTTTCGCTTTAAGCATCGTGGTTTGCATAAATAACGATATAAAAATAAGCAGTATAAAGGAACCTTATATTATCTCTCAATAACAAGAATCCGGCAACTTCCGGCCGGCCCGGCCGAAAACTTCGCTCACCGGTCGAACCGGACATTGTCGATCAGACGGGTTTTGCCCAACCTGGCCGCGGCCAATAGGACCAGTTCCAGGTCGTCTTTTCCGGCTTTCTCCAGATCGCTACGGCGGCAAATAGCAAAATAATCGGTATCGAATCCCGATTCCCGTAAAAAAGCCTGCGCCTGCCGTTCGATTTCGGCGTAATCCCGGCCCGCCAGCACCGCGTCTTTCGCATCGCACAAAGCCCGGTACAGTCTGGGCGCGATATGCCTTTCCTCATGGTTCAAATAGCCGTTCCTCGAGCTCATGGCCAACCCGTCGGCTTCCCGCACGGTTTCTACCGGAACGATATCCACAGGAATGTTCAAATCCCTGACCATGGTCCGGATCAACGTCAATTGCTGAAAATCTTTTTGACCGAAGAAAGCGCAATCCGGTTGCACGATATTGAATAATTTGCATACCACGGTGGCGACGCCGTCAAAATGCCCCGGCCGAAAGGCGCCGCAATATCTTTGGGACAAACCGGCGACAGTCACTCTCGTTTTGGCATCCGGCGCGTAAATTTCGGCCGCCGGAGGCAGAAACAGCAGATCGGCCTCGGCTTCGTTCAATTTGTTCCGGTCTTCGTCCTCGGTGCGGGGATAGCTTTCGTAGTCTTCGCCGGGGCCGAACTGGGTGGGATTGACGAAGATGCTGACCACGACCCGGTCGGCTATTTTTTTAGCCTCGGCGACCAACCGCAAATGCCCCGGGTGCAGGTTGCCCATGGTCGGCACAAAAGCGATCCTCTTTCCGCCGAATCGCCATTCGCGAACGGCCGCTCTGACTTCGGATACGGCATGAAGCGTTTGCATCGGCTCAGTAACTGTGTTCGGCTGCAGGAAAGCGGCCTTCTTTGACCGCCAGACGGTAGGCCCGAATCGCTTCCTCGACCCCGGCCGCGCCTTTCATGAAATTCATCGAAAACCGGGGCCGCCGGAGGATGCCGATATCCAGCATGTCGTACAACACCAGGACCTGGCCGTCACAGTCGGCGCCCGCGCCGATGCCGATGACCGGGATGGCAAGCTGTTTGCCGATTTCTCCGGCAAGATCCGCAGGAACGCATTCCAGCACCAGCAGAGCGGCGCCGGCTTCCTGCACCTGAAGGGCTTCGGTCAGGATTTTTTCGGCATCGGCCGGTTCCCTGCCCTGAACCCGATAGCCGCCGAGCTGGTTGATCGATTGCGGCAACAGCCCCAGATGGCCGCATACCGGGATGCCCTGATCGACCAGAAAACGGATGCAATCGGTTCGGGCTCCCTCCAGCTTGACCATTTGCGCGCCCGCCCGCATCAATTTGGCGGCGTTTTGGGCAGCAACGAGCGGTGTCGGATACGTCATGAACGGCAGGTCGGCAACGACAAAAGCCCGTCTTCGAGCCTTGCAGACCGCTCGGGTATGGTACGCCATGTCACGGATGGACACCTGGAGGGTGGCGTCGCTGCCCTGTATCACCATGCCCAACGAGTCGCCCACCAGCATCAGGTCGATGCCCGCCTGGTCGATGATCGCGCTAAAACTGGCGTCATAAGCGGTCAGGCAACTGATTTTTTCGCCCCGCTGCTTCATCGCCGACACGTCTCTGATCGTCAGCATTTTGACGGACTGATTCATTTATTCGATCCTTTTCAGTCCATCCAATGGACAATGTGCAATTAAATCAACAAGAGGGCCCTTGCCGGGAACCACCAGGGCGGGAGCAATTTCATACAACGGGTATAAAACGAAAGCTCTCTCGGCGAGACCTGGATGAGGTACCGTCAGATCGGCCTGGTCGATCTTTCGATCGCCATAAATCAGCAAATCCAGATCCAGCGTTCTTGCGCCCCAGCGCTCGCCCGTCCGAACCCGCCCCTGATCCTGCTCGATGCCCTGCAAGGCGCGCAGCAATTCCGTCGCACCCAGTTCGGTCGCAACCGCCATCACGGCATTGACGTAATCGGGTTGATCCTGGGGACCCATCGGCGGACTACGGTATAAGCCGGAAAAAGCCACCTCTTTTACTCCGGTCAGAGCGGCGCAGGCAGCCCGCGCGTTTCCGATTTGCGCCACGGGATCGGCCAGATTGCTGCCCAATCCGATAAAAGCAATGACCTCGCCCGCTGCCGAGAAATTCATATTCAACCCGATATCCATGAAATTTTGATTAAAAACGGAACTTCCGATTCCGGCCTTGAATCGGGATCTTTTACTCCTCTTTCTTTCCGGGCCCCGAGCGGGTCTTTTTGGAGTACATCCTTTTTCTTCCGGTCTTGCTTCTTCCCCCGCCCCGCGGCGGCTGCGTCATTTTTTTCTGCTCGTTTTCATCGGCCATCTGAAACCGCGTCCACCAATCCGCCATTTCGGCGTCCGCACCGCCCGTCTCGGCACGCAGCAGCATGAAATCGTAGGCCGCCCGAAAACGGGGATGCGACAATAAACGAGCGGGCTTGGCGCCGGTGCGCACGTTGAATTTGGACTGCAAGCCCCAGACTTCCCTCATGGCCAGACTGATGTGGCGAGGAAACGCCGTACTTTTGACTTGCCGGGAAAGAACCTCGCCGACCGCATTTTGAAACGCCATGTAATCGTCCTGGCCCTGGGCGCGATTGGCCGCCGTCCGCATCTGCACCGGCTCCCACAAAAAAGCCGCCAGCAAAAAATAAGCAGTCACGGTTTTACCCTCCCCGATCCGGTTGTCGGAATTTTCCAGGGCCTTCATCAGCAGCAGCTTGGGAAAGCCGTTTTCCTCGACCGACAGACTGCTCTCGGTTTCGGGAAACAAAACCCGAAACAATCCGTACTGCCTCAACATTTCGAAGGTCTGCAGGCCGTATCCGGACAAAAACAGCTTCAGCACTTCATCGTAGAGCCGGGCGGCCGGAATGCCGTACAGCCATTCCGCGCCCTTATGGATGGCCTTCTGGCAGCCGGGATCCAGATTGAACCCGAGTTTGACGGCAAACCGCACCGCTCTCAACATGCGCACCGGATCCTCCCGAAAGCGCGTTTCAGGATCGCCTATCAGCCTGAGAATACCAGCTTTATGATCGTTCATGCCGCCGGTATAATCGACCACCGAGAAATCCTTGATGTTGTAATAGAGCGCATTGACGGTGAAATCACGGCGCCAGACGTCCTCGTCGATCGTGCCGTACACGTTGTCCCGAAGAAGGCGTCCTTCCTTGTCCTGCATCTGCTCGTCGCTCTGCTCTTCTCCCGAGCCGCGAAAAGTGGCAACCTCGATTACTTCCCGGCCGAAATAGACGTGCGCCAGACGAAACCGCCGGCCGATCAATCGGCAGTTCCGGAAGATCTTTTTGATTTGTTCGGGGTCGGCATCGGTGACCACGTCGAAATCCTTGGGTTCCCGCCCCAGCAGCAGATCGCGCACGCAGCCGCCGACCAGGTACGCCTCGAATCCGGACTTCTGCAGGCGGTATAACACCTTCAGCGCATTTTCGCTGATCTGACTGCGGGAAATGCAATGTTCGGAGCGCGCATAAATCCTTGGCTCCAAGACTTCGGCTTCAGTCTCGTTTTCAGCCGATTTAAAAAGATTTTTAAAAAAGTTTAAAATGACCTTAATCCCCAGGTTGAATTCAAATAGCGTCAATCATAACATTCCGCGCATTTTAGCCCAAACGCCACGATTCTTTTACAATGAGTCGCGGTATATAGTAAAATTGATAACTGCATTTACACAAGTCATCCTGATCAAACAGACGTTCGATTAGACAACAGGATCAGGCGATTTTTTCATTACCTTCACGCCTTCACGCGTGCGAAACGAGATTGTTATGTACAAAAAGATTATCAACGGCTTTATCGACCACCCTCTCGTCACCAGCATTTTCGTTGTGGATTTTCTGATTCTGCTATTCCACCGCCCTCCTTTTCTTTTCTCCTTGCTGATGCTCGGCGGCCTTGCAGTCTGCTGTATGTATCTCGGTCAAAAAGTAGCCGCCTTTAAAGAATAATTGTCACGTCCGCATTCGAATAATCCCCTGAAATCAGGCGGCGTTCCGGATTCGGCGCCTGGTTTTCTTCGCCGGCTGGCGGCCATCGTTTACGACCTCTTTTTGTTACTTGCCCTGTTATTCGCCGCCACTCTGATCGTCCTGCCGTTGAACAACGGCGAGGCTTTCTCGTCAACCCAGTATTTTTATCCGCTTTATCTGCTGGCGGTCAGCTTTCTGTTTTATGCCTGGTTCTGGACTCACGGCGGCCAGACCTTGGGCATGCGCGCCTGGAAAATCAAAGTATTGACCTGCGACCGAAAACCCATCGGCTGGAGCCAAGCTTGCCTGCGCTTTGCCGCCGCGCTGCTTTCCGTGGCCGCCTGCGGGCTCGGTTTTGTCTGGATCCTGATCGACCCGCACCGGCGGGCCTGGCATGACCGCCTATCGGGCACCGCTCTATTTTTCGATGCCGGAAACCCTTCGGCCTGATTGCCCTCATGATATCATAGCCGCCCAGGCGCCGTTCAGACTCAGGACGACTTAGCCCGAACAGCTTGAAATTTTGCCGGGGAAAATCGGTCGAACTTTTGTATTTATCCCGATACCCGGCTTCGAGAGTTATTTATATCAGGACCCTTCCATGACGAACCCTTTACTAACCGATACCCCTTTGCCTTTATTTTCGCAAATCCGTCCGGAACACGTTGAACCCGCGATCGATCAACTTCTGGCCGAAGCTCGCGCCGTAGTCGAACAGCAGCTCAAGGCGACCGACCGGTACACCTGGAAGAATCTAATCGAACCGATAGAGAACATCGAAGACAAGCTCAACAAGGCCTGGTCGCCGGTCAGCCATATGAACTCGGTGGTCAACAGCGACGCGCTCCGGGCGGCTTACAACGCCTGTCTGCCGAAACTCAGCGAATACGCAACCGAAATGGGGCAGAACGAAGACTTGTTCAAAGCCTACCGGGCCATCGCCGCAAGCGACGAGTACCCTTCTCTGGATACGGCTCAAAAGAAAATCATTCAGAACGCGCTGCGGGATTTCAGATTGTCAGGCATCGATCTGGTCGTCGAAAAAAAGCGGCGCTTCAAGGAAATCAGCCAGGAATTGTCGAGCCTGGCCAGCCGGTTTGAAGAAAACGTCCTGGATGCCACCAATGCCTGGACAAAACTGCTTACCGACGAACTGGAACTGACCGGCCTGCCCGAATCGGCGCTGGCCCAGGCCCGGCAGACCGCCGAACAGAACGGCCTGGAAGGCTGGATGATCACGCTGCAATTCCCGTCGTACCATGCCGTCATGACCTATGCCGACAACCGGGAACTGCGCCGCGAGCATTACGAGGCCTACACGACCCGCGCTTCCGACCAGGGACCTCACGCGGGCCGCTGGGACAACAGCGAGATCATGGAAAAGATTCTGGCCTTGCGCCACGAAAAAGCCCGGCTCTTGGGTTACAACCATTACGCCGAACTGTCGCTGGCCACCAAAATGGCGGAAACGCCCGACGACGTCATGAGTTTTCTGGAAGATCTGGCCGACAAGTCCTGGCGGCAGGCGCGCCGCGACCTGGCCGAGCTCCGCGAATTCGCGCGGGTTCATTACGGTACCGCCGATTTGCAGCCCTGGGACATCGGTTATTACTCGGAAAAAATGCGCCAGCATGACTATCAATTATCGCAAGAAGAGGTAAAAGCCTATTTTCCGGTAACCAAGGTATTGCCCGGCCTGTTCGCGGTCGTCGAGAGATTGTACGGCCTGACCATCTCCGAAATTCACGACTTCGACGCCTGGCATCCCGACGTCCGGTTCTTCGAGATCACCGATCAAAACGGCGAATTGCGCGGCAAGTTCTACATCGACCTGTACGCGCGCCCGAAAAAACGCGGCGGCGCCTGGATGGACGATTGCGTCGGACGCAAGACCATCGACGGCGCCGTACAGACCCCGGTCGCCTATCTGACCTGCAACTTCACTCCGCCGATCGCCAGGGAAGGCGTGAGTGCGCCAACGGATCGGGAATCCGTGGCGTCGATCGCCAGGGAAGGCGTGAGTGCGCTAACGGGTCCGGAACCCGTGCCGACCGGCAGTGACCCGGCGCTTTTAACCCATGACGAGGTCACCACGCTGTTTCACGAATTCGGCCACGGCCTGCACCACATGCTGACCAAGGTCGATCATCTCGGCGTCTCCGGCATCAACGGCGTGGAATGGGACGCCGTGGAACTGCCCAGCCAGTTCATGGAAAACTGGTGCTGGGAAAAAGACGCGCTGGCGCTGATGTCGGGCCATTACCGCAGCGGCGAACCGCTGCCCGACGCTCTGTTCGACAAAATGACCGCGGCGAAAAACTTTCAGGCCGGCATGCAGATGGTCCGGCAACTGGAATTCAGCCTGTTCGATTTCCGCATCCACCGCGATTACGATCCCGACAAGGGCGGCCGCATCTACGAAATCCTGAACCAGGTCCGGGAGCAGGTCGCCGTCGTGCAGTCGCCCGCATTCAACCGCTTCGCGCACGGCTTTTCGCATATTTTCGCCGGCGGCTACGCGGCGGGCTACTACAGCTACAAATGGGCGGAAGTTCTGTCCAGCGACGCCTTTTCGCTGTTCGAGGAAAAAGGCATCTTCGATCCGGACACCGGCAGCGCGTTTCTGGCCAATATCCTGGAAAAAGGCGGCAGCGAAGAGGCCATGGACCTCTTCGTGAAATTCAGGGGACGCAAGCCGACCATCGACGCCTTGCTCAGACACAACGGCATCGCGGCATGAAATACAAGGATTTGCGCGACTTCATTGCCCAACTTGAAAAGCAGGGCGAACTGAAACGGATCTCGGTTCCGGTCGATCCGTATCTGGAAATGACCGAAATCTGCGACCGCACCTTAAAAAAGGGAGGCCCTGCCCTGCTGTTCGAACGCCCGAAGGGATACGGCATTCCGCTGCTGGGCAATCTGTTCGGCACGGCCCATCGGGTGGCGATGGGCATGGGCGCCGAATCGGTCGGCGAACTGCGCGGCATTGGAGAGCTGCTGGCCTACCTGAAAGAGCCCGAACCGCCCAAAGGCATGAAGGATGCCTTCGAGAAGTTTCCGGTATTCAAGCAGGTGTTGAACATGGCGCCGAAGCCGGTCAAGGATCCGCCCTGCCAGGAAGAAGTATTTCAAGGCGACGAGATCGATCTGGGCAATTACCCGATCCAGACCTGCTGGCCCGAGGATGCGGCGCCGTTGATCACCTGGCCGCTGGTCATTACTCGCGGCCCCTATAAAGAGCGGCAAAATCTCGGCATTTACCGGCAGCAGGTCATCGCCAAAAACAAGGTCATCATGCGCTGGCTGACACACCGCGGCGGCGCTCTGGATTTCAGGGAATGGCAACAAGCGCATCCGGGCACGCCGTTTCCGGTCGCCGTCGCGCTGGGCGCCGATCCGGCCACGATACTCGGCGCGGTCACGCCGGTGCCGGATTCCCTTTCCGAATACGCCTTTGCCGGTCTCTTGCGGGGCGGCAAGACCGAGGTCGCGGCTTGCCTGAGCAATACCACGCTACAGATTCCGGCCAGCGCCGAAATCGTGCTCGAAGGCTTTATCTATCCCGGAGAAACCGCGCCCGAAGGCCCATTCGGCGATCATACCGGCTATTACAACGAAGTCGACGAATTTCCGGTGTTCACGATCGAGAAAATCACCCAGCGTCATAACCCGATTTATCACAGCACCTACACCGGCCGTCCGCCCGACGAACCGGCGATTCTCGGCGTCGCGCTGAACGAAGTGTTCGTACCGATCCTGCAGAAACAGTTTCCGGAAATCGCCGATTTCTATCTGCCGCCGGAAGGCTGCTCGTACCGCATGGCCGTAATCAGCATGAAGAAACAGTATGCCGGCCATGCGAAACGGGTCATGTTCGGCACCTGGTCGTTCCTGCGCCAGTTCATGTACACCAAGTTCGTCATTGTCGTTGACGACGACGTCGACGTACGCAACTGGCAGGACGTGATCTGGGCGATCACGACCCGGATGGACCCGGCCCGCGATCTGACCGTCCTGGAAAACACCCCGATCGATTACCTCGACTTCGCCTCCCCGGTCTCCGGTCTGGGCTCCAAGGTCGGCTTCGACGCCACCAACAAATGGCCGGGGGAAACCAGCCGCGAATGGGGCAAGCCCATTGCAATGACCGAGGAAGTAATCAAAAAAGTGGACAGTTTGTGGGACAGCCTGTTTTGTTGATCCGGTCCGATGACGTTTTAATCCCGTTCCTGCGAGCTTGTGCCTTCGACTGAGGCCGGGGAAGCCTTTCCGGCTTCGCAAGTGGCGGGATGCATACCGCGTCTCCCAGGCGCCGGAGCAAGAAAGACCTGCCAGGTTTCGAAAATCTGGCAGGTCTTTCTTTCCGACCAGTCAAACTGTCATTTCGGCACGATCGAATCAGTCGCTTCAAAAGCGTGGCGGCTGCCCGAGACCAAGGCGATCTCCCGGCAGCCGTTGAAGTCATCCTCCGGAACATGGCTGGACGCTCCGGAATCACAACGGAAAAACGGGACGGGCCGGGTGCCCGTCAGGCCTGCTCGGTTAGAAGCGAGCCTGAAGCGGTATGAGACATGGCGCTGTTGCTGGCGGTGGCGTCGAGCTGTTTTAAAAAATCCACCAGACCTGTATCCGACGTTGAACCGCCCAGGGCGGTGACCAGATTGTTGAAATCCGTTTGCAGTGTGCTGTCGCCGCCGGCCCCATCACTCAGGGAAGCAATCAAGTCCTGAAGATTGGTTTTGACGTTGCTGTATCCGCTTTGCACCGGTGAAGACGTAGTGGAACCGCTTTCAGTACTGCTTTCTGTGCCGCTGTCGACGACGGTTTCGCCTTCGCCGGTAGTCGGAGTCGTCTGGATACCACCGCTTTGATTCAAGGCCTGATGCAAATCACGCAGGAACGCATGCAGTGCCTCGCGCACGTCTTCGGAATTGCCGGCAGACGAGGCGCCGTCGCCGGTGACGTCCTGTAAATTCAAGCCCAGACTGCTTAAAGACGCCATAACGTCCCGCACAAAGGCATGGCCGTCATTCGGGCGGCCGCGATGGGCTCGCTCGATGCGCGAACGGTCGTTCTCGCCATCGGAAACTCTGGGATCATGCGGCCGTATGCCGTTCAATATACGGGCCGGGTTCAATTTGGCAAACAAGCCAATGGCTGATGTATTCATATTTTCACCTTATGTTTAATTGGAGATTGAGGCATCAATTCATTAACAAGCCCGGATCGAAGCGATTCGGGCCGTATAACCGTTAAGCCGTCCCTGTCTAACCTGTATCGGCCCAAATTACTGAAAGTTTAGTAAAAATCCAAAAAATGCCAACACCGGGCCGTGCGCCCAATCAACCGGGACTCGGCTGCGTCTACGGAAAAACGCTTTTCTCTCCTTCGAAAAACCACTGGTTAGCCTTCGGTTCGAAGATTACAATAGCGCCCGATTGGATTTTCGATCAAACCGAAACATTCTCTTACCCAACCGGAATCATTAGATGAAGATAATCTCATGGAACGTCAACGGCATCCGCGCCGTTTTAGGCAAAGGTTTTGCCGAAACGGTGGCGCGGCTCGACGCCGACTGCATCCTGCTGCAGGAAACCAAGGCGCAGGTCGAGCAGATCGACCAGGCGCTGGCCGGCATCGACGGCTACCGCATTGCCTCCAATTGCGCCGAGCGCAAAGGCTACTCCGGAGTTACGTTGTTGACGCGCCGGGAGCCGCTCCATGTCACCTGCGGGATCGGCCTGAACGAGCACGACCAGGAAGGCCGCGTGCTGACCGCCGAGTTCGAAAGGTTCTTTCTGGTCGACGTCTACGTGCCGAACGCGGGAGAAGGACTGGCCAGGCTCGGCTACCGTCAAACCTGGGATATCGAATTTCTGGCGTATTTAAAGCAATTGCAAGGCCAAAAACCGGTGATCGCCTGCGGCGATTTCAATGTCGCACATAAGGAAATCGACATCGCCCGCCCGAAAGCGAACTACAACAAATCGGCCGGCTATACCCAGATCGAAATCGACGGTTTCAGCCGATTGGTCGGAAGCGGCCTGACCGACACCTTCCGCCATCTCCATCCCGATACCGTCGCCTACAGTTGGTGGAGTTTCCGCGCCAATGCCCGCGCCAACAATGTCGGCTGGCGCATCGATTACGTGCTGGTCAGCGAACCGCTGCTCGACAAGGTCAGGCAGGCCTTTATTCTGCCGGACATTACCGGTTCGGACCATTGCCCGGTCGGCATCGACATCGACCTGTAGACGGAACGTCCCATGAATGCATGTGCACAACGGATGAGAGAACACCGCGCGGCGCTGGCGGAATGCCGCCAATGTCCTGCGATGACGGGCCCGGTCGTCAGCGGCAGCCCGGTGCTGTCGCCCATCTTATTGATCGGCCAGGCTCCCGGCGACAAGGAAGGGCTCTTCGGCAAGCCTTTCGCCTGGACCGCGGGCAAGACCCTGTTCAAATGGTTCGAACGCATCGGTCTCGACGAACAGGCTTTTCGGCAGCGCGTCTACATGGCCGCCGTTTGCCGCTGTTTTCCGGGTAAAAACCCGAAAGGCGGGGACCGGGTACCGAGTCCGGGTGAAATCGGCAATTGCAGCGGATGGCTGAAGGCGGAAGTCGAACTGCTCAAACCCGAATTGATTCTTCCGGTGGGCAAACTGGCCATCGGCCAATTGCTTCCGGTAAAAAAACTGAACGAGGTCGTCGGCGGGCTGCATAAGGTCACTTTTCACGGTCATTGCACCGAAGCAATACCGCTGCCCCATCCGTCCGGAGCTTCGACCTGGCACCGCACCGAGCCCGGCCTGACGCTGCTGGAATCGGCCTTGACCACCTTGCAAAACCATTCGGCCTGGCAACGCGTTTGCGCTCTATGAGAGCGGTTATGAGGATATGGATTTCGAGGCTCAATACCGCGATAAAAAATGCCGGAATACAGTCTCTCCAATTGCTTACAAATGTAGGCGGGGCTTATTTTTTCGCCGCCATCGAAAAGGTATCGCAAGAGGCTATATCGCCGCTTTCCATTCCTTTCCGCAGCCAAAAAGCTCGTTGCTGCGATGAACCGTGAGTAAACGATTCCGGGCTCACGGATTGTCCGGCTCTGCGCAACAGGCGGTCGTCCCCGATCGCCGAGGCAGCGTTGAGACCTTCATCGACATCGCCGGGCTCCAGCATGCTGCGGTATTTGTCGGCGTGATGCGCCCACACCCCGGCAAAACAGTCCGCCTGCAATTCCAGCAGGACCGACAGCGCATTGGCTTGAGCCGAACCGCTGCGGACCTGCAAAGCATGCACTTTGCCCGATATGCCGAGAAGATTTTGCACGTGGTGGCCGACTTCGTGGCCGATGACGTAAGCCTGGGCAAAGTCGCCCGGCGCGCCCAGACGGTCCAGTTCGCGGAAAAAACCCAGATCCAGATAAACTTTTTGATCGCCCGGACAATAAAAAGGTCCGGTGGCGGACGACGTGAATCCACAGGCCGACGCCACCTGGTCCGTAAATAAAACCAGCTTCGGCTCGCGGTAATGCTCGCCCAGGCCCGGAAAGATCGCTCCCCAAGTATCTTCGGTATCCGCCAGAACGGCCGAGACGAATTGAGCGGCTTCATCGTCTTCGGGAGACGGAGGCGCTTCGGCCGTAAAGCTGGTTCTTCCTCCGCCCTGAGTCAACAAAGCCAGCAACTCCAGAGGATTTTCACCCAAGACAACGCCGATCAGCAAAACAATGGCCAGCGTTCCGACGCTCAGCTTCAGCCTGGGCCCGCCGAGACGTAGCTGGCGCCGATCTTCCACGTTATCGCTTCGTCTACCTTTTTTCCATAACATGCGCGCTACCTGCTGACATCGTCAGTCCAAACGAATAAACAAGCCTTTTCCGAAACCGGCGTCAATGAGTCGACTTTTCTCAAGGAATGCGCAAATGCTGGCCCGGAGAAATGCGGTCCGGATTGGACAAAACGTCGCGATTCGCATCG from Methylosarcina fibrata AML-C10 harbors:
- a CDS encoding exodeoxyribonuclease III, yielding MKIISWNVNGIRAVLGKGFAETVARLDADCILLQETKAQVEQIDQALAGIDGYRIASNCAERKGYSGVTLLTRREPLHVTCGIGLNEHDQEGRVLTAEFERFFLVDVYVPNAGEGLARLGYRQTWDIEFLAYLKQLQGQKPVIACGDFNVAHKEIDIARPKANYNKSAGYTQIEIDGFSRLVGSGLTDTFRHLHPDTVAYSWWSFRANARANNVGWRIDYVLVSEPLLDKVRQAFILPDITGSDHCPVGIDIDL
- the panB gene encoding 3-methyl-2-oxobutanoate hydroxymethyltransferase — translated: MNQSVKMLTIRDVSAMKQRGEKISCLTAYDASFSAIIDQAGIDLMLVGDSLGMVIQGSDATLQVSIRDMAYHTRAVCKARRRAFVVADLPFMTYPTPLVAAQNAAKLMRAGAQMVKLEGARTDCIRFLVDQGIPVCGHLGLLPQSINQLGGYRVQGREPADAEKILTEALQVQEAGAALLVLECVPADLAGEIGKQLAIPVIGIGAGADCDGQVLVLYDMLDIGILRRPRFSMNFMKGAAGVEEAIRAYRLAVKEGRFPAAEHSY
- the panD gene encoding aspartate 1-decarboxylase — translated: MQTTMLKAKLHRATVTRSELGYEGSCAIDGNILDLSGIREYEQIQIYNINNGARFTTYAIRAEEGSGVFSVNGAAARLACPGDLIIVCAYALYDQKELANYHPTLIYFNEKNEVLRTASSIPVQPVAA
- the pcnB gene encoding polynucleotide adenylyltransferase PcnB gives rise to the protein MTLFEFNLGIKVILNFFKNLFKSAENETEAEVLEPRIYARSEHCISRSQISENALKVLYRLQKSGFEAYLVGGCVRDLLLGREPKDFDVVTDADPEQIKKIFRNCRLIGRRFRLAHVYFGREVIEVATFRGSGEEQSDEQMQDKEGRLLRDNVYGTIDEDVWRRDFTVNALYYNIKDFSVVDYTGGMNDHKAGILRLIGDPETRFREDPVRMLRAVRFAVKLGFNLDPGCQKAIHKGAEWLYGIPAARLYDEVLKLFLSGYGLQTFEMLRQYGLFRVLFPETESSLSVEENGFPKLLLMKALENSDNRIGEGKTVTAYFLLAAFLWEPVQMRTAANRAQGQDDYMAFQNAVGEVLSRQVKSTAFPRHISLAMREVWGLQSKFNVRTGAKPARLLSHPRFRAAYDFMLLRAETGGADAEMADWWTRFQMADENEQKKMTQPPRGGGRSKTGRKRMYSKKTRSGPGKKEE
- a CDS encoding M3 family metallopeptidase; the encoded protein is MTNPLLTDTPLPLFSQIRPEHVEPAIDQLLAEARAVVEQQLKATDRYTWKNLIEPIENIEDKLNKAWSPVSHMNSVVNSDALRAAYNACLPKLSEYATEMGQNEDLFKAYRAIAASDEYPSLDTAQKKIIQNALRDFRLSGIDLVVEKKRRFKEISQELSSLASRFEENVLDATNAWTKLLTDELELTGLPESALAQARQTAEQNGLEGWMITLQFPSYHAVMTYADNRELRREHYEAYTTRASDQGPHAGRWDNSEIMEKILALRHEKARLLGYNHYAELSLATKMAETPDDVMSFLEDLADKSWRQARRDLAELREFARVHYGTADLQPWDIGYYSEKMRQHDYQLSQEEVKAYFPVTKVLPGLFAVVERLYGLTISEIHDFDAWHPDVRFFEITDQNGELRGKFYIDLYARPKKRGGAWMDDCVGRKTIDGAVQTPVAYLTCNFTPPIAREGVSAPTDRESVASIAREGVSALTGPEPVPTGSDPALLTHDEVTTLFHEFGHGLHHMLTKVDHLGVSGINGVEWDAVELPSQFMENWCWEKDALALMSGHYRSGEPLPDALFDKMTAAKNFQAGMQMVRQLEFSLFDFRIHRDYDPDKGGRIYEILNQVREQVAVVQSPAFNRFAHGFSHIFAGGYAAGYYSYKWAEVLSSDAFSLFEEKGIFDPDTGSAFLANILEKGGSEEAMDLFVKFRGRKPTIDALLRHNGIAA
- a CDS encoding RDD family protein — encoded protein: MSRPHSNNPLKSGGVPDSAPGFLRRLAAIVYDLFLLLALLFAATLIVLPLNNGEAFSSTQYFYPLYLLAVSFLFYAWFWTHGGQTLGMRAWKIKVLTCDRKPIGWSQACLRFAAALLSVAACGLGFVWILIDPHRRAWHDRLSGTALFFDAGNPSA
- the folK gene encoding 2-amino-4-hydroxy-6-hydroxymethyldihydropteridine diphosphokinase, whose translation is MNFSAAGEVIAFIGLGSNLADPVAQIGNARAACAALTGVKEVAFSGLYRSPPMGPQDQPDYVNAVMAVATELGATELLRALQGIEQDQGRVRTGERWGARTLDLDLLIYGDRKIDQADLTVPHPGLAERAFVLYPLYEIAPALVVPGKGPLVDLIAHCPLDGLKRIE
- the panC gene encoding pantoate--beta-alanine ligase; translation: MQTLHAVSEVRAAVREWRFGGKRIAFVPTMGNLHPGHLRLVAEAKKIADRVVVSIFVNPTQFGPGEDYESYPRTEDEDRNKLNEAEADLLFLPPAAEIYAPDAKTRVTVAGLSQRYCGAFRPGHFDGVATVVCKLFNIVQPDCAFFGQKDFQQLTLIRTMVRDLNIPVDIVPVETVREADGLAMSSRNGYLNHEERHIAPRLYRALCDAKDAVLAGRDYAEIERQAQAFLRESGFDTDYFAICRRSDLEKAGKDDLELVLLAAARLGKTRLIDNVRFDR
- the ubiD gene encoding 4-hydroxy-3-polyprenylbenzoate decarboxylase, which translates into the protein MKYKDLRDFIAQLEKQGELKRISVPVDPYLEMTEICDRTLKKGGPALLFERPKGYGIPLLGNLFGTAHRVAMGMGAESVGELRGIGELLAYLKEPEPPKGMKDAFEKFPVFKQVLNMAPKPVKDPPCQEEVFQGDEIDLGNYPIQTCWPEDAAPLITWPLVITRGPYKERQNLGIYRQQVIAKNKVIMRWLTHRGGALDFREWQQAHPGTPFPVAVALGADPATILGAVTPVPDSLSEYAFAGLLRGGKTEVAACLSNTTLQIPASAEIVLEGFIYPGETAPEGPFGDHTGYYNEVDEFPVFTIEKITQRHNPIYHSTYTGRPPDEPAILGVALNEVFVPILQKQFPEIADFYLPPEGCSYRMAVISMKKQYAGHAKRVMFGTWSFLRQFMYTKFVIVVDDDVDVRNWQDVIWAITTRMDPARDLTVLENTPIDYLDFASPVSGLGSKVGFDATNKWPGETSREWGKPIAMTEEVIKKVDSLWDSLFC